In Listeria cossartiae subsp. cossartiae, one genomic interval encodes:
- a CDS encoding CYTH domain-containing protein — MVKELEIEFRNLLTKEQYDTLTENFRVKEEDFFEQTNYYLDTADFGLKERHSALRIRQLESQYQLTLKTPESRGLMETTQILGADQATAIIAGANIPVGPVRDTLKEIGINHEDLQVFGSLKTIRAEKDYKKGLLVFDKNFYGTISDFDLEYEVADYDKGKEIFDKLLKEYQITNQPAENKVARFYHHVYGDEE; from the coding sequence ATGGTAAAAGAACTAGAAATCGAATTCCGCAATTTATTAACCAAAGAACAATACGATACCCTAACAGAAAATTTTCGCGTGAAAGAAGAAGATTTTTTCGAGCAAACTAATTATTATTTAGATACAGCTGATTTCGGCTTAAAAGAACGGCATTCCGCGCTTCGTATTCGCCAGCTAGAATCGCAATACCAATTAACACTTAAAACCCCAGAATCTCGCGGTTTAATGGAAACGACGCAAATCCTCGGCGCCGACCAAGCAACTGCCATTATTGCCGGAGCAAACATTCCAGTCGGTCCTGTTCGCGATACGCTAAAAGAAATCGGCATCAACCATGAAGACCTACAAGTTTTCGGTTCACTCAAAACAATTCGCGCCGAAAAAGACTATAAAAAAGGCTTGCTCGTTTTCGATAAGAATTTTTACGGGACGATATCTGACTTTGATTTAGAATATGAAGTGGCAGATTATGATAAAGGAAAAGAAATTTTTGATAAATTACTGAAAGAATATCAAATAACTAATCAACCAGCTGAAAATAAAGTAGCAAGATTTTATCATCACGTGTATGGAGATGAGGAGTAA
- a CDS encoding tetratricopeptide repeat protein yields the protein MILTLLQNGDYETARAQAIAELKNNPESAELHYFAAWAHDALGKEDAAIPFYEKALELGLPAADRKEAYIGLGSTYRITGQPEKASTLFQKALQEFPENNALRTFSIMAKYNQGLAKEALEETLLLLTNTTNDETILSYKKAIQFYAQDLDATFH from the coding sequence ATGATTCTTACATTACTTCAAAATGGCGATTACGAAACGGCGCGCGCTCAAGCTATCGCAGAACTAAAGAACAATCCAGAAAGTGCTGAACTTCATTATTTTGCCGCCTGGGCACACGACGCGCTTGGCAAAGAAGATGCGGCGATCCCTTTTTACGAGAAAGCACTTGAACTTGGTCTTCCTGCCGCTGATCGTAAAGAAGCTTATATTGGCCTCGGTAGCACTTACCGGATTACAGGTCAACCCGAGAAAGCCAGCACCCTTTTCCAAAAAGCGCTGCAAGAATTCCCGGAAAATAATGCTTTGCGCACTTTTTCGATTATGGCGAAGTATAATCAAGGTTTGGCAAAAGAAGCTCTCGAAGAAACTTTGCTGCTACTAACAAATACTACAAACGACGAAACTATTTTAAGCTACAAAAAAGCGATTCAATTTTACGCACAAGATTTAGATGCAACATTTCATTAA
- a CDS encoding GTP pyrophosphokinase yields MNHWEDFLAPYKQAVEELKIKLKGMRSQFELENNHSPIEFVTGRVKPVASILDKANQKHIALDHLVEEMQDIAGLRMMCQFVDDIEVVVRLLRQRNDFRIVEERDYITNKKPSGYRSYHVVIEYPVETIQGEKKILAEIQIRTLAMNFWATIEHSVNYKYQGEFPEAINKRLKRAAEAAFQLDEEMSQIREEIQEAQVYFSQNKDASKDKKAVHQVMPKKNK; encoded by the coding sequence TTGAATCATTGGGAAGACTTTTTAGCGCCTTACAAACAGGCAGTGGAAGAACTTAAAATTAAACTTAAAGGAATGCGTTCACAATTTGAGCTTGAAAATAATCATTCGCCAATTGAATTTGTTACAGGACGAGTGAAGCCGGTTGCGAGCATATTAGACAAAGCCAATCAAAAACATATTGCCCTAGATCATTTAGTCGAAGAAATGCAGGATATTGCGGGTCTCCGTATGATGTGCCAATTTGTAGATGACATTGAAGTCGTAGTTCGTCTTTTAAGGCAACGGAATGATTTTCGTATTGTGGAAGAGCGCGATTATATTACTAATAAGAAACCCAGTGGATATCGTTCGTATCACGTCGTTATCGAATACCCAGTGGAGACCATTCAAGGCGAAAAGAAAATTCTAGCTGAAATCCAAATTAGGACGTTAGCGATGAATTTCTGGGCAACAATCGAGCATTCGGTAAACTATAAGTATCAAGGTGAATTTCCAGAAGCAATCAATAAACGACTAAAACGCGCTGCGGAGGCGGCTTTCCAACTAGACGAAGAAATGTCGCAAATTCGCGAGGAAATCCAAGAAGCGCAAGTCTATTTTTCACAAAACAAAGATGCGTCAAAGGATAAAAAAGCGGTACATCAAGTGATGCCAAAGAAAAATAAGTAA
- a CDS encoding NAD kinase produces the protein MKYMITSKGDEKSDLLRLNMIAGFGEHDMEYDEVEPEIVISIGGDGTFLSAFHQYEERLDEIAFIGIHTGHLGFYADWRPAEADKLVQLLAKGEYQKVSYPLLKTTVKYGIGKKEATYLALNESTVKSSGGPFVVDVVINDIHFERFRGDGLCMSTPSGTTAYNKSLGGALMHPSIEAMQLTEMASINNRVYRTIGSPLVFPKHHVVSLQPVNDKDFQISVDHLSILHRDVQEIRYEVSAKKVHFARFRSFPFWRRVHDSFIED, from the coding sequence ATGAAATATATGATTACTTCCAAAGGGGACGAAAAGTCTGATTTGTTGCGACTGAATATGATCGCAGGTTTTGGGGAACATGACATGGAATATGATGAGGTAGAACCTGAAATTGTTATTTCTATTGGCGGAGACGGAACCTTTCTGTCCGCATTTCATCAATACGAGGAGCGTTTAGATGAGATTGCTTTTATTGGGATTCACACTGGGCATCTTGGTTTTTATGCAGATTGGAGACCAGCCGAGGCAGATAAATTAGTGCAGCTTTTGGCAAAAGGAGAATACCAGAAAGTTTCCTATCCTCTTCTTAAAACAACCGTGAAGTATGGCATTGGTAAAAAAGAAGCAACATATTTAGCACTAAATGAATCAACCGTCAAAAGTTCAGGTGGGCCGTTCGTGGTGGATGTAGTTATTAATGATATTCATTTTGAACGTTTTCGCGGTGATGGTCTTTGTATGTCAACGCCTAGTGGCACAACAGCATACAATAAATCACTTGGTGGGGCGCTAATGCATCCATCGATTGAAGCAATGCAGTTAACCGAGATGGCTTCGATTAATAATCGTGTGTACCGAACCATTGGTAGCCCGCTTGTTTTTCCTAAGCATCATGTCGTTAGCTTGCAGCCGGTTAATGATAAAGACTTCCAGATTTCCGTAGATCATTTAAGCATTTTGCATCGTGATGTACAAGAAATCCGTTATGAAGTATCTGCCAAAAAAGTTCATTTTGCCAGATTTAGATCATTTCCGTTTTGGCGTCGTGTCCACGATTCATTTATTGAAGATTAA
- a CDS encoding RluA family pseudouridine synthase translates to MFLEWKVELEENGLLLRTFLKSKHISKQLLTAVKFGADGKIEVNNEEQNVLYQVKAGDHVRLMFPTEQQNERLLAEHTELDVVFEDDFLLIINKPAGMASIPSQYHPHGSVANFVKGHYETQGLTSAIHIVTRLDRETSGLMLIAKNRFAHARLSTFLQQGLLKRRYQAFTGGVLAEREGSIEAPIGRKEVSIMERFVTPEGKYAKTNYAVLERYSAFDHVAIQLETGRTHQIRVHFSYIGHPLIGDDMYGGDTTLLKRQALHSCHLHLVHPVTEEYMAFDLPLPADMEEIIQKSK, encoded by the coding sequence GTGTTTTTAGAATGGAAAGTAGAATTAGAAGAAAATGGGCTTTTACTTCGGACTTTTTTGAAGAGCAAGCACATTTCTAAACAATTATTAACTGCTGTCAAATTTGGCGCAGATGGGAAAATTGAAGTAAATAACGAGGAACAAAATGTTCTTTATCAGGTAAAAGCTGGTGACCACGTGCGGCTTATGTTTCCAACAGAGCAACAAAATGAGCGTTTGCTTGCTGAACATACTGAATTAGATGTTGTTTTTGAAGATGATTTTCTATTAATTATTAATAAACCGGCCGGGATGGCTTCGATTCCCTCGCAGTATCACCCGCATGGCTCGGTCGCCAACTTCGTCAAAGGGCATTATGAAACGCAAGGACTTACGAGCGCTATCCATATTGTAACGAGGCTGGACCGTGAAACATCTGGGCTAATGCTAATCGCTAAAAATAGGTTTGCGCATGCCAGACTCAGCACTTTTTTACAGCAAGGATTGTTAAAACGACGCTATCAAGCTTTTACTGGTGGCGTTTTAGCAGAGCGAGAGGGATCGATTGAAGCGCCAATAGGGCGTAAAGAAGTGAGTATAATGGAACGTTTTGTTACTCCTGAGGGGAAATATGCCAAAACAAATTACGCGGTTCTCGAGCGTTACAGCGCGTTTGATCACGTAGCCATTCAACTAGAAACAGGACGCACGCATCAAATTCGCGTTCATTTCTCGTATATTGGTCATCCGCTTATTGGAGATGATATGTACGGCGGAGATACTACTTTACTGAAAAGACAGGCGCTACACTCGTGTCATCTACATTTAGTCCATCCGGTAACAGAAGAATATATGGCGTTTGATTTACCTTTACCAGCAGATATGGAAGAGATAATTCAAAAATCGAAGTAA
- the fabI gene encoding enoyl-ACP reductase FabI translates to MNLSLEGKTYVVMGVANKRSIAWAIARSLNEAGAKLVFTYADERAKKSITELVPSLNEANQNPLILACDVSSEEAITETFETIKNKVGKLSGLAHCIAFANKDFLTGDYLEVDRKSFLQAHEISAYSFTAVARALKHLEMLTEDASLLTLTYLGGERVVENYNIMGVAKASLDASVKYLAMDLGAIGVRVNAISAGPIRTVSARGVSGFSDSISLIEEKAPLKRATQAEEVGDTAYYLFSNLSRGVTGEVIHVDSGYHIIGF, encoded by the coding sequence ATGAATTTATCATTAGAGGGAAAAACATATGTTGTAATGGGAGTAGCTAATAAGCGTAGTATCGCTTGGGCAATCGCTCGTTCACTAAATGAAGCTGGGGCAAAACTGGTATTTACATATGCCGACGAGCGTGCGAAAAAAAGCATTACAGAACTAGTACCTTCACTAAACGAAGCAAATCAAAACCCGCTTATTTTAGCTTGTGATGTATCAAGTGAAGAAGCGATTACAGAAACATTTGAAACAATTAAAAATAAAGTTGGTAAACTTAGTGGCTTAGCACACTGTATTGCTTTTGCTAACAAAGACTTTTTAACTGGCGACTATTTAGAAGTAGATCGTAAAAGCTTCTTACAAGCGCATGAAATCAGTGCTTACTCGTTTACAGCAGTTGCTCGTGCGTTAAAACACTTAGAAATGTTAACAGAAGATGCAAGCCTATTAACACTAACTTACCTTGGTGGGGAACGTGTAGTAGAAAACTATAACATTATGGGTGTTGCGAAAGCTTCTCTTGATGCAAGTGTTAAATACCTTGCTATGGACCTTGGAGCAATCGGTGTGCGTGTAAATGCGATTTCAGCTGGACCAATCAGAACAGTATCTGCTCGAGGCGTTAGCGGTTTCTCTGACTCTATTTCACTAATAGAAGAAAAAGCTCCACTAAAACGTGCAACACAAGCAGAAGAAGTTGGCGATACAGCGTACTACTTATTCAGTAACTTATCTCGAGGCGTTACAGGCGAAGTTATTCACGTGGATAGCGGTTATCATATTATTGGATTCTAA
- the dltD gene encoding D-alanyl-lipoteichoic acid biosynthesis protein DltD: protein MKKKLWMTFGPLMVAFAVFLFVLFGPSSLFSHVSSKTVEESATSMNEYVIQGLDIQKEALKEGNYLPIYGSSELSRVDSFHPSVVSKKYDQGYTPFLLGRPGTQSLSHFLDVNALGDDLKGKKVAVILSPQWFQPKGVSDPSFGANFSPLHAYKFALEDTKNTPERRYAAKRLLTFQVVQSDSTLKKLLENIVAKGPKKPHDPKLLKVAGNIELKILERKDDLESKSVSGSKQDRVDEGLKALPDNLDYKQLDDLAKETGEKSIGDNPFQVKEKYYQKKIKPIEGELKDSRKDLRYDQSPEFADLQLLMDAFKKAGADVIFINPPINGKWIDYIGMNKQGLDGYYAKTKQQIESQGFRYYSLEEYQNESFFLEDPIHLSWRGWVKIDQALADFVKEPVQTNYKPTPKDYYFKEHPEDGPKKDQK, encoded by the coding sequence ATGAAAAAAAAGCTGTGGATGACATTTGGGCCTTTAATGGTCGCATTCGCGGTTTTCCTTTTCGTTCTATTCGGACCTAGCAGCTTATTCTCTCACGTTTCTTCTAAAACGGTAGAGGAAAGCGCTACGTCCATGAACGAATACGTCATCCAAGGCTTAGACATCCAGAAAGAAGCTTTAAAAGAAGGAAACTACTTACCTATCTATGGTTCATCAGAGCTTTCTCGTGTCGATTCATTCCATCCTAGCGTAGTATCAAAAAAATATGATCAGGGCTATACACCATTCTTACTTGGTCGTCCTGGTACACAATCATTAAGTCATTTCCTTGATGTAAATGCACTTGGTGATGATTTAAAAGGCAAAAAAGTAGCGGTAATCTTATCTCCGCAATGGTTCCAACCAAAAGGCGTTTCTGATCCATCGTTTGGCGCTAACTTCTCCCCTCTACATGCATACAAATTTGCACTTGAAGATACGAAAAACACGCCTGAACGTCGGTACGCAGCTAAACGTTTACTTACTTTCCAAGTGGTTCAAAGCGACTCTACATTAAAGAAATTACTTGAAAACATTGTTGCAAAAGGACCTAAAAAACCGCATGATCCAAAACTTCTAAAAGTTGCTGGAAATATCGAACTGAAAATTTTAGAACGTAAAGACGATTTAGAATCAAAATCTGTTTCTGGTTCTAAACAAGATCGTGTAGATGAGGGCCTAAAAGCTCTTCCAGATAATTTAGATTACAAACAACTTGACGATCTAGCGAAAGAAACTGGTGAGAAAAGTATTGGTGATAACCCATTCCAAGTGAAAGAAAAGTATTATCAGAAAAAAATCAAACCAATTGAAGGTGAACTAAAAGATAGTCGTAAAGATTTACGTTATGACCAATCTCCAGAGTTTGCTGATTTGCAACTACTTATGGATGCATTCAAAAAAGCTGGCGCAGACGTTATCTTCATTAACCCTCCTATCAACGGAAAATGGATTGATTACATTGGTATGAACAAACAAGGCTTAGATGGTTATTACGCTAAAACAAAACAACAAATCGAGAGCCAAGGCTTCCGCTATTACTCTCTAGAAGAATATCAAAATGAATCTTTCTTCCTAGAAGATCCGATTCATTTAAGCTGGCGCGGTTGGGTAAAAATCGACCAAGCACTAGCTGATTTCGTTAAAGAACCGGTCCAAACAAACTATAAACCAACACCAAAAGATTATTACTTTAAAGAACATCCAGAAGACGGACCAAAAAAAGACCAGAAGTAG
- the dltC gene encoding D-alanine--poly(phosphoribitol) ligase subunit DltC has protein sequence MAFRENVLEILEEITETDEVVQNTEIKLFDEGLLDSMATVQLLIEIEERLDITVPVSEFDRDEWATPEMIITQLEALK, from the coding sequence ATGGCTTTTCGCGAAAACGTATTAGAAATCTTAGAAGAAATTACAGAAACTGATGAAGTAGTACAAAACACAGAAATCAAATTATTCGATGAAGGTTTACTTGATTCTATGGCTACTGTTCAACTATTAATCGAAATTGAAGAAAGACTAGATATTACTGTACCCGTTTCCGAATTTGACCGCGACGAATGGGCTACTCCTGAAATGATCATTACTCAACTTGAGGCGCTAAAATAA
- the dltB gene encoding D-alanyl-lipoteichoic acid biosynthesis protein DltB, which produces MSLPYGTILYFGVLVLFLIPIIVAGLLGKRLPIYNAFVTLVFLYFMFSASPVQGATFIFFVFWQLALVRLYFHYRQEKKLNHGGVFVVAVVLSILPLVISKVVPILGDNVTMVGFLGISYLTFKAAQMIIEIRDNLIKQYNAWDFVSFLLFFPTISSGPIDRFRRFKKDIDNPPSKEAYVALLNRGIFLIFLGFLYKFIIAYLVNKHFVVPLDIAISHNVDLAKNLFGYMYAYSMYLFFDFAGYSAFAVGVSYLLGIQTPMNFNKPFAARNIKEFWNRWHMTLSFWFRDYVFMRFVLWVTKKKWFKSKFTIAYLAYFVNFFIMGVWHGLHWYYIVYGLYQATLIVGFDLIERFNKKHKFYPKNKITYVIGVIITFQFVCFGFLIFSGILDKINF; this is translated from the coding sequence GTGAGTTTACCATACGGTACAATCCTTTATTTTGGTGTACTTGTACTATTTTTAATTCCTATCATAGTAGCTGGTTTGTTAGGAAAAAGATTACCAATTTATAATGCTTTTGTAACACTCGTATTTTTATACTTTATGTTCTCTGCAAGCCCAGTACAAGGAGCTACTTTTATCTTCTTCGTCTTCTGGCAGCTTGCTCTCGTAAGACTTTACTTCCATTACAGGCAGGAGAAAAAACTGAATCACGGCGGCGTATTCGTTGTTGCAGTGGTTCTCTCCATCCTACCGCTTGTTATCTCTAAAGTTGTTCCAATTTTAGGTGACAATGTAACAATGGTTGGTTTCCTAGGGATTTCCTACTTAACATTTAAAGCGGCTCAAATGATAATTGAAATACGCGATAACTTGATTAAACAATATAACGCGTGGGATTTTGTTAGCTTCTTGCTATTCTTCCCAACAATTTCATCCGGACCGATTGATCGGTTCCGTCGCTTTAAAAAAGATATTGATAATCCGCCTAGTAAAGAAGCTTATGTTGCTTTATTAAATCGAGGAATATTCCTTATCTTCCTCGGGTTTCTCTACAAATTCATTATCGCTTACTTAGTAAACAAGCATTTTGTTGTTCCACTAGACATCGCGATTTCACACAATGTAGATTTAGCCAAGAATTTATTTGGTTACATGTATGCTTATAGTATGTATTTATTCTTTGACTTTGCCGGCTATAGTGCCTTTGCAGTCGGAGTTAGTTACTTGCTCGGCATTCAAACTCCAATGAACTTTAACAAACCATTTGCAGCGCGAAATATTAAAGAGTTCTGGAATCGTTGGCACATGACGCTTTCATTCTGGTTCCGCGATTATGTATTTATGCGTTTCGTATTATGGGTAACAAAAAAGAAATGGTTCAAGAGCAAGTTCACTATTGCCTACCTAGCATACTTCGTTAACTTTTTCATCATGGGTGTATGGCACGGACTTCACTGGTATTACATCGTTTACGGTCTTTACCAAGCGACATTAATTGTCGGATTTGACCTGATCGAACGCTTCAACAAGAAACACAAATTCTATCCAAAAAACAAAATAACTTATGTAATCGGCGTTATCATTACATTCCAATTTGTTTGTTTCGGATTCCTGATTTTCTCAGGTATTTTAGATAAAATTAATTTTTAA